TTTTGGAGTTGAAACGAAGAATTCTTTGTTAATGCTTTTCCGAGCAAAACTAATAAATATTGAATGTTGAATTTTCCTGTTCAGCCTCTTGATGGCTTGTTTGCCGAAACAGAAGCTTCTGCTGGATCCTTTTTGCCTCCACCGCGGATAGCAGTGACACCTGCTTTTTATGCTCCTCAAATTCCTGGTAAACCAGCAGTCCAATGCCATTTTTTTCAGAAGGGTGCCTGCGGAAAAGGTGATAGATGTGGTTTCTTGCATGGACCAAATCCTACTAGTAGCAAAAGTTCTCAGATGATAGTATCATCACCTAGTACTGAACTTCCTCCTCCTACAAAGCCTCACACTAGCCATCAAAAATTTACTCAAGAGGTGAAGATTCAGCAAGCAACCTTCGCAAAAGCAGTGGAGGCACCTGTGGAAACTAAACCTGCTCCAAAACCTGAAATTGGTTCACGACGAAATGGAATTGAAAGGAACCTTCCACCATCTAAAAAATTGCATGATGAGGTTCCTAGATACAAAGCAACAAATATCCAACCTGTGGTCAATGGAAACCCAAGTCGTTTTAATCGTATGCATCAGTCACAAGTGCCAGATGATCATGGTTCCCTGAATGGTAAGGATGCGGATGAGTTTTTGAGGGAATCCTCTCCTGGTTTTGACGTTCTTGTGGATGATGAGTTGAGAAATTCTGATTTTTACCATGGTGAAGATCAATATGGAAGAACTCGAGGTCAAGAAGGAAGGAACTCTAATCCTGTTAATGAGTATGATATTGGTCAGTCTGTTGATTACAGTTCAGTGGGTGACATGGACCGAGAAACATATCGTGATCTACGAGGTTATGACAACTATGAACACATTCAAGGCCAGTATGGCTGGGAGCAACATAGGTCTTCATCAGAGAGAATGCTATTGGGGCAAGCTCAGTTGGAAAGCAGAGCTTATTCAAAAGTTGATAGCCCGGAGCCAAGTGATGACATAGATCTGCGTTATCGATTATCAAAACATAGGAGAGGTAATGGCTTGAGATCAGTTGTTAGCCATGATTTTGCACCTGACAAAAATGTTGAGGAGAGAGTTTACCAGGGTTCTTCTGCACGGGAGAGCTCTATTGGTGGTCGCCTTCGTGGTAGAATAAAGCTTCCAAGAAGATCTCCCAGTGGCAGTGATTTGCGTGTTGAAAGGGAAGTAGACAAGGTTAGGAGTCGAGGCAGATTGTCACCGGGGAGGTCACAAGTGCCCTCCCATCAAGGGAGGCTTCGTGATAGAATTAAGGGTAGGGTTGAAGGGGATTATGATAGTGAAGGTAGAAATCCTAGAGGTGCTAGAATGAGAAGAGAAAtgatggatgatagaagtacGAATTTTGCTGGTCCTAAGCGTCTTGCAGAGCTGAAAAGTACTGTAAGTTCAGAGGGCAGAATGCAGGAATCTCCGAGAAAGAGAAAACAATTGGAAGATTATCAACCATCTGAAGGTGATCTTTCATTTGAAGGCCCAATGCCTCTTAGTGAGATTCTTAAGAGAAAAAGAGTCTCTGAAGCAGGAGCTTCTGGTAACGGCAGCTCTTCTAGCAATAGACACGACAATAATCAGAGCGAGATAAAGGAAAAGCTGGTAGGCAGCTCCAATAATACAACTGTTGGGGAACCCCAAACTGGTCTTTCATCTGTCAAGAAAGTGgttaaagatgaagaagagtCCAAGTCAACAACTGTAGAAAATGAAGTTGCTCCTGGTCAAGATTCTTCTGTACCTAATAATGAAGGTGAGCCGGAGACAGAAAGTGGGATGATTGTTGATGATGATGGTATGGAAGAACATGAGTATGAAGGGGACGATCAAAGGGAGGTGGAGTATGAATATGAGCAAGTTGATGAAGGGGAATATTACGAGGGTGAAAATGTGGAGGCTGAAGAGGAAGATGTAGATGATGATGATTTTGCTAAGAAAATTGGTGTTACATTTTCTTGAGGGGCATAGAGTGGTGGTTTGAGGACTGCACTTGGGGTTTGTGGTTGCAATGGATTTTCATGATAGAAAGTAGAGATATCCAACTTCTTCAGCATTAGTTGAACTTTTAGTTTATTGTATCTTAAAAGTGATTGAATGGGAATTTTCTTGTGCTTGGGGCTTTTAGGTATAGCCCATGGGTTCTGCTTGCACAAAGCTTCTGTAAGTGTAACAGTAgaaatttaataagaaaactGCTACTTActttaaatttcatatttcacTTTAAATGTATTCTTCAGATTTTTATGCTGCACTTTTCTCTTTTGAATATTGTTcaatttcaatatatttttttttctgttttctctAACAATAAAATAAAGGCTTATTATACtctaaaaaacttgattggttcctaaatttttaaagttttttttttcctaaatttttaaagtgtTTCGATAGCGCTTTTACTTTGCTTAAAATGTCATGATAGTTTTCTTATCTCGTTTAAAATGTAGATTGCATGCACGCCTATGAGGTTTTAATATTAGAGAgaataaattttacattttagcaagtaacatttttaatatgttttaatatattttatgaattataGAATAATATTTGAAAGCGCGTGTAGCACATCTTTTGCATGCAACTCATTTTTTTTACAACTGAGAAGTCGGTGactattattacataattttagCACGTTTATTAATCATACTTAAAACTAATTTTAGATGGCCATAAACTCTCCGTTATCTGGCTGCTAGTGCAAACTAGAAAGAGAAATTCTAGTATACTCCTATAACTAGAATTTCTAGATTGCAAATTAGTCACTGTTCTTAATATAATTGGCGATGAAGTAGAAAttctactatatatctaataatcAAGTAGTATCGCGTATCTCTTTCGATTGGCTATCTTAGTGGACGCGTTTAGTATCATAGACATCCATCAAATACTCCAAATTAGACTAGATTGGAGGGAATCAGACCAATTTTAgagaaaaaacaataaaaagtaACGGTGTTGTGAGTGCTAAGAGAGAGGAGTCAATTACTGAATTATGGACAGCTTAGGAATTTCATTGACCAATTTTTGGATTATAAAGTGAGCTTTTTAAGCCTAACTAAAGAAAGATAAAAGAGAAAACGTGTGATCCTAATTATTATAGGATATTGAGTATTGTATATTAGGTAAGATTTGCAAGAGCATGTGTCTGCCTTAATAGGTCTAGCATATAGAAAGGTCCATTTTATCTTCATTAAAACTTGGAAGATAATATTCAAGATATATTATCAAATATTAATCTTATTAGGAAAATTCTATCAAGCATAATCAAATTTGTAAAGTTTCCTGATCACTTCAAATTACACATATAAAGAAGAACAAAATAGGCTATGTAACACTTAACTTGAGTAGAAATAGGTTCAATTTAAGTTTCTATTGCACGTAAAGAACGAGCTACTAGCGGGCTGATAGTTGAGTGATAGAAGCAGTGGCATTAGATTTGGAGGAAGCTGTAGATGTTGAATTTCCCTCATGATGGCTGACAAGGATTTCTTCTGATTCAATAAATGGAGGCCTAGTTGGTGGTCTGTGGTCTATTGAACCTCTACTTTTAAGCAGAACAACAACTTGAGACATAGTTGGCCTTAAAGAAGGTGAAGATTGAGTGCATAATAAGGCTATCTCTATGattttcttcatttcttctgcTTCATATTCATTTGGGTCTATGCTTTTATCCACCAGCTCCAGGTGAGTCCCATTCTCATACTGCTTCCATGCCTATTAATTTCAAACCCCCAAATATGTCaatattcattcattttttaattcTGATGAATGAGAATGATGAACTAGTACTACTGACCCGTTTAAGAAGGTAATCAGAAGCAGGATCAGTTATGGTGTCGTTGCTCTTTCTACCACTTATTACTTCTAGAACAACTACACCGTAGCTGTATGTATCCACCTTTTCTGATAATTGTCCATGAATTGCGTACTCAGGTGCTGTGTATCCCCTGAATGAATTCATTAATCAATCAAATGTTAAGTACTCATGAATAGAATTGCATATATGATAGATAGCAAAAGCAATCTTACAAAGTGCCAGCAAATTTGGTGCTCAAATGAGTCTGGTTATCTGGGAGAAGCCTGGCTAACCCGAAATCTGCTATTTTAGGCTGGAAATCATCGTCTAAAAGTATGTTATTGGGTTTGATGTCTCGATGAATGATGCATACATGATATTGTTCATGTAGATAAGCAAGACCCTGAGCAGTCCCAATGATTACATCCAACCTTTGTTTCCAAGTGAGGGATGATCCTTGTTGTTTACCAAATAAGAATCTGTCAAGGCTGCTGTTAGCCATGTATTCATATACAAGAAGTAATTCTGGTCCTTTGCTGCAACAACCGAGTAGCCTCACAAGATTCCGGTGATGAACATTGCTGATTAGTGTGACTTCACTTTCAAAATCTGCTAATGCCCTTGTAGATTGGCTCACACATAGCTTCTTTACTGCTACTATTTTTCCATTCTTCAATGTGCCCTTGAATACTTCTCCAAAACCTCCTTCTCCAAGTTTGTTTTCTTCCTTGAAGTTTTTGGTTGCCGATTTCAAGTCCTTGTACCTATAGTTCATAGGGCCTCGAAGTTCTGTTGCACCTAATATGTCACCTTCTGCAACACCAAATTCACTAAATACAAGTTAGTACTAATTAGTTTATACAAGTAGATCGATCGGGTTCCTCTGATTGAATATAGAATAAAGAATGTGTAATAGTAATAGATGGAATTGTTTGTTTAGTTTTTACCTCTAGGAGGTCTCTTCCTCCTGGAAAGTTTAAACCAAACAATGAACAAAATGATAAGCAAAAGGAGACCTACACCTACACCTCCACCCACTCCTGCAATAAGAGCTGTCTTTGTACCAGAACTTCCTACATACAGGAAAATACCCAGTTCAAAATGCATTGCATTCTAGAGTTTAGAACCAGCACAAAGGCTTTTTGAAAATCAttccaaaataaaaagaaagaaaaagagaagtgaGGTAACCTGTTTTGAGGAAAGGTTGAAGATTGGTGGTCTGGTTATCGGCGAAGAAAGGAGAATCGGAATAGCGCATGAAACAGCCAGAATCAACAGCTCTACCATTAGTGTTAGGAGGACATCTTTGGAGGTTAGTAAAAGCGACTTGCATGCATGCTAAGCAACCACTCGAATCGATGGTTTGAACACATTGCGCTATTCCATATACTGATGATGATGAATTAGCAGTCCCAATCACATCCCTCTTACTTGCTGCAAACAAACCA
The DNA window shown above is from Euphorbia lathyris chromosome 1, ddEupLath1.1, whole genome shotgun sequence and carries:
- the LOC136203522 gene encoding zinc finger CCCH domain-containing protein 17, with the translated sequence MVGATPQQQQQQQASTTPPTAEEEALKRNTDCVYFLTSPLACKKGAECEYRHSEYARVNPRDCYFWLNGNCMNPKCGFRHPPLDGLFAETEASAGSFLPPPRIAVTPAFYAPQIPGKPAVQCHFFQKGACGKGDRCGFLHGPNPTSSKSSQMIVSSPSTELPPPTKPHTSHQKFTQEVKIQQATFAKAVEAPVETKPAPKPEIGSRRNGIERNLPPSKKLHDEVPRYKATNIQPVVNGNPSRFNRMHQSQVPDDHGSLNGKDADEFLRESSPGFDVLVDDELRNSDFYHGEDQYGRTRGQEGRNSNPVNEYDIGQSVDYSSVGDMDRETYRDLRGYDNYEHIQGQYGWEQHRSSSERMLLGQAQLESRAYSKVDSPEPSDDIDLRYRLSKHRRGNGLRSVVSHDFAPDKNVEERVYQGSSARESSIGGRLRGRIKLPRRSPSGSDLRVEREVDKVRSRGRLSPGRSQVPSHQGRLRDRIKGRVEGDYDSEGRNPRGARMRREMMDDRSTNFAGPKRLAELKSTVSSEGRMQESPRKRKQLEDYQPSEGDLSFEGPMPLSEILKRKRVSEAGASGNGSSSSNRHDNNQSEIKEKLVGSSNNTTVGEPQTGLSSVKKVVKDEEESKSTTVENEVAPGQDSSVPNNEGEPETESGMIVDDDGMEEHEYEGDDQREVEYEYEQVDEGEYYEGENVEAEEEDVDDDDFAKKIGVTFS
- the LOC136218529 gene encoding cold-responsive protein kinase 1-like, which encodes LRYERNEFYGESTRDANREFCGKQNKTGAAAGAFTTAVEALLNDLEIATPKINGLFAASKRDVIGTANSSSSVYGIAQCVQTIDSSGCLACMQVAFTNLQRCPPNTNGRAVDSGCFMRYSDSPFFADNQTTNLQPFLKTGSSGTKTALIAGVGGGVGVGLLLLIILFIVWFKLSRRKRPPREGDILGATELRGPMNYRYKDLKSATKNFKEENKLGEGGFGEVFKGTLKNGKIVAVKKLCVSQSTRALADFESEVTLISNVHHRNLVRLLGCCSKGPELLLVYEYMANSSLDRFLFGKQQGSSLTWKQRLDVIIGTAQGLAYLHEQYHVCIIHRDIKPNNILLDDDFQPKIADFGLARLLPDNQTHLSTKFAGTLGYTAPEYAIHGQLSEKVDTYSYGVVVLEVISGRKSNDTITDPASDYLLKRAWKQYENGTHLELVDKSIDPNEYEAEEMKKIIEIALLCTQSSPSLRPTMSQVVVLLKSRGSIDHRPPTRPPFIESEEILVSHHEGNSTSTASSKSNATASITQLSAR